The following proteins come from a genomic window of Suricata suricatta isolate VVHF042 chromosome 5, meerkat_22Aug2017_6uvM2_HiC, whole genome shotgun sequence:
- the SENP2 gene encoding sentrin-specific protease 2 isoform X6 produces MLKLGNKSPNGISDYPKIRVTVTRDQPRRVLPSFGFTLNSEGYSRRPGVRRHSKGTSESSLTWKPQEQVVTEMISEEGGKGVRRPHCTVEEGVQKEEREKYRRLLERLKESGHGNSVPSVTSTYHSSQRSHMDPLKTKGWGEEQSHGVRTAQFVPKQYRVVETRGPLCSVRSEKRCCSKGKISDTERTVGLRLENEGRRGLQLEPDLSEEVSARLRLGSGSNGLLRRKVSILETKEKHCSGKERDKRMDDLLELTEDMEKEISNALGHGPQDEILSSAFKLRITRGDIQTLKNYHWLNDEVINFYMNLLVERNKKQGYPALHAFSTFFYPKLKSGGYQAVKRWTKGVNLFEQELILVPIHRKVHWSLVVIDLRKRCLKYLDSMGQKGHRICEILLQYLQDESKTKRNIDLNLLEWTHYSMKPHEIPQQLNGSDCGMFTCKYADYISRDKPITFTQHQMPLFRKKMVWEILHQQLL; encoded by the exons ATGCTGAAACTGG gtaaTAAATCTCCTAATGGAATAAGTGACTATCCAAAGATCAGAGTGACAGTAACCCGAGATCAGCCTCGCAGAGTCCTGCCTTCCTTTGG TTTTACTTTGAACTCAGAAGGGTACAGTAGAAGGCCTGGTGTCCGTCGCCACAGCAAAGGAACTTCAGAAAGTTCCTTAACCTGGAAGCCTCAGGAACAGGTTGTAACAGAGATGATTTCTGAAGAGGGTGGCAAGGGTGTGAGGCGTCCCCACTGTACTGTGGAGGAG GGTgttcagaaagaggaaagagagaaataccGAAGGCTATTGGAGCGACTTAAAGAAAGTGGTCATGGAAACTCTGTTCCTTCTGTAACTTCAACTTACCACAG CTCTCAAAGAAGTCACATGGACCCATTAAAGACCAAAGGCTGGGGGGAAGAGCAAAGTCACGGAGTCAGAACAGCTCAGTTTGTTCCAAAACAAT ATAGAGTTGTTGAAACAAGGGGACCTTTGTGCTCAGTGAGAAGTGAGAAGAG GTGTTGTTCAAAGGGGAaaatttctgatacagagaggaCAGTTGGACTCAGACTTGAAAATGAAGGT AGGAGGGGGCTCCAGCTGGAACCTGACCTATCCGAAGAGGTGTCGGCCCGACTCCGCCTCGGCAGTGGGAGCAATGGCTTACTCAGGAGGAAAGTGTCCATActtgagacaaaagaaaaacattgctcAGGCAAAGAGAGGGATAAAAGGATGGATGATCTTCTTGAACTTACAGAG GATATGGAAAAGGAGATCAGTAATGCCCTAGGTCATGGCCCACAGGATGAGATCTTAAGTAGCGCTTTCAAGTTGCGAATCACTCGAGGAGATATACAGACCTTGAAGAACTACCACTGGCTCAATGATGAA GTCATTAATTTTTACATGAATCTTCtggtggaaagaaacaaaaaacaagggtATCCAGCACTTCATGCATTCAGTACTTTTTTCTATCCCAAATTGAAGTCTGGTGGTTACCAAGCAGTGAAAAGATGGACCAAAGGGGTCAATCTCTTTGAACAGGAACTTATTCTGGTGCCTATTCATCGGAAGGTACATTGGAGTCTGGTG GTGATAGACCTACGGAAAAGGTGTCTCAAATATCTGGATTCTATGGGACAAAAGGGCCACAGGATTTGTGAGATTCTTCT tcAGTATTTACAGGATGAAAGTAAGACCAAAAGAAATATTGATCTAAATCTTTTAGAGTGGACCCACTACAGCATGAAGCCACAT GAGATTCCTCAACAGTTAAATGGGAGTGATTGTGGAATGTTTACTTGTAAATATGCAGATTATATCTCTAGGGACAAACCTATCACATTCACTCAG CACCAGATGCCTCTCTTCCGGAAGAAGATGGTG
- the SENP2 gene encoding sentrin-specific protease 2 isoform X5, producing MVASACNGTRNVAPSGEVFSNSSSCELTGSGSWNNMLKLGNKSPNGISDYPKIRVTVTRDQPRRVLPSFGFTLNSEGYSRRPGVRRHSKGTSESSLTWKPQEQVVTEMISEEGGKGVRRPHCTVEEGVQKEEREKYRRLLERLKESGHGNSVPSVTSTYHSSQRSHMDPLKTKGWGEEQSHGVRTAQFVPKQYRVVETRGPLCSVRSEKRCCSKGKISDTERTVGLRLENEGRRGLQLEPDLSEEVSARLRLGSGSNGLLRRKVSILETKEKHCSGKERDKRMDDLLELTEDMEKEISNALGHGPQDEILSSAFKLRITRGDIQTLKNYHWLNDEVINFYMNLLVERNKKQGYPALHAFSTFFYPKLKSGGYQAVKRWTKGVNLFEQELILVPIHRKVHWSLVVIDLRKRCLKYLDSMGQKGHRICEILLQYLQDESKTKRNIDLNLLEWTHYSMKPHEIPQQLNGSDCGMFTCKYADYISRDKPITFTQHQMPLFRKKMVWEILHQQLL from the exons ATGGTAGCTTCTGCTTGTAATGGAACACGGAATGTGGCCCCTTCTGGAGAG GTATTTTCGAATTCTTCATCTTGTGAACTGACAGGTTCTGGATCCTGGAACAACATGCTGAAACTGG gtaaTAAATCTCCTAATGGAATAAGTGACTATCCAAAGATCAGAGTGACAGTAACCCGAGATCAGCCTCGCAGAGTCCTGCCTTCCTTTGG TTTTACTTTGAACTCAGAAGGGTACAGTAGAAGGCCTGGTGTCCGTCGCCACAGCAAAGGAACTTCAGAAAGTTCCTTAACCTGGAAGCCTCAGGAACAGGTTGTAACAGAGATGATTTCTGAAGAGGGTGGCAAGGGTGTGAGGCGTCCCCACTGTACTGTGGAGGAG GGTgttcagaaagaggaaagagagaaataccGAAGGCTATTGGAGCGACTTAAAGAAAGTGGTCATGGAAACTCTGTTCCTTCTGTAACTTCAACTTACCACAG CTCTCAAAGAAGTCACATGGACCCATTAAAGACCAAAGGCTGGGGGGAAGAGCAAAGTCACGGAGTCAGAACAGCTCAGTTTGTTCCAAAACAAT ATAGAGTTGTTGAAACAAGGGGACCTTTGTGCTCAGTGAGAAGTGAGAAGAG GTGTTGTTCAAAGGGGAaaatttctgatacagagaggaCAGTTGGACTCAGACTTGAAAATGAAGGT AGGAGGGGGCTCCAGCTGGAACCTGACCTATCCGAAGAGGTGTCGGCCCGACTCCGCCTCGGCAGTGGGAGCAATGGCTTACTCAGGAGGAAAGTGTCCATActtgagacaaaagaaaaacattgctcAGGCAAAGAGAGGGATAAAAGGATGGATGATCTTCTTGAACTTACAGAG GATATGGAAAAGGAGATCAGTAATGCCCTAGGTCATGGCCCACAGGATGAGATCTTAAGTAGCGCTTTCAAGTTGCGAATCACTCGAGGAGATATACAGACCTTGAAGAACTACCACTGGCTCAATGATGAA GTCATTAATTTTTACATGAATCTTCtggtggaaagaaacaaaaaacaagggtATCCAGCACTTCATGCATTCAGTACTTTTTTCTATCCCAAATTGAAGTCTGGTGGTTACCAAGCAGTGAAAAGATGGACCAAAGGGGTCAATCTCTTTGAACAGGAACTTATTCTGGTGCCTATTCATCGGAAGGTACATTGGAGTCTGGTG GTGATAGACCTACGGAAAAGGTGTCTCAAATATCTGGATTCTATGGGACAAAAGGGCCACAGGATTTGTGAGATTCTTCT tcAGTATTTACAGGATGAAAGTAAGACCAAAAGAAATATTGATCTAAATCTTTTAGAGTGGACCCACTACAGCATGAAGCCACAT GAGATTCCTCAACAGTTAAATGGGAGTGATTGTGGAATGTTTACTTGTAAATATGCAGATTATATCTCTAGGGACAAACCTATCACATTCACTCAG CACCAGATGCCTCTCTTCCGGAAGAAGATGGTG
- the SENP2 gene encoding sentrin-specific protease 2 isoform X3 — MEQSLKDYFIHQVKTSLYNAASLFGFPFQLTTKPMVASACNGTRNVAPSGEVFSNSSSCELTGSGSWNNMLKLGNKSPNGISDYPKIRVTVTRDQPRRVLPSFGFTLNSEGYSRRPGVRRHSKGTSESSLTWKPQEQVVTEMISEEGGKGVRRPHCTVEEGVQKEEREKYRRLLERLKESGHGNSVPSVTSTYHSSQRSHMDPLKTKGWGEEQSHGVRTAQFVPKQYRVVETRGPLCSVRSEKRCCSKGKISDTERTVGLRLENEGRRGLQLEPDLSEEVSARLRLGSGSNGLLRRKVSILETKEKHCSGKERDKRMDDLLELTEDMEKEISNALGHGPQDEILSSAFKLRITRGDIQTLKNYHWLNDEVINFYMNLLVERNKKQGYPALHAFSTFFYPKLKSGGYQAVKRWTKGVNLFEQELILVPIHRKVHWSLVVIDLRKRCLKYLDSMGQKGHRICEILLQYLQDESKTKRNIDLNLLEWTHYSMKPHEIPQQLNGSDCGMFTCKYADYISRDKPITFTQHQMPLFRKKMVWEILHQQLL, encoded by the exons CAGCTGACCACAAAGCCCATGGTAGCTTCTGCTTGTAATGGAACACGGAATGTGGCCCCTTCTGGAGAG GTATTTTCGAATTCTTCATCTTGTGAACTGACAGGTTCTGGATCCTGGAACAACATGCTGAAACTGG gtaaTAAATCTCCTAATGGAATAAGTGACTATCCAAAGATCAGAGTGACAGTAACCCGAGATCAGCCTCGCAGAGTCCTGCCTTCCTTTGG TTTTACTTTGAACTCAGAAGGGTACAGTAGAAGGCCTGGTGTCCGTCGCCACAGCAAAGGAACTTCAGAAAGTTCCTTAACCTGGAAGCCTCAGGAACAGGTTGTAACAGAGATGATTTCTGAAGAGGGTGGCAAGGGTGTGAGGCGTCCCCACTGTACTGTGGAGGAG GGTgttcagaaagaggaaagagagaaataccGAAGGCTATTGGAGCGACTTAAAGAAAGTGGTCATGGAAACTCTGTTCCTTCTGTAACTTCAACTTACCACAG CTCTCAAAGAAGTCACATGGACCCATTAAAGACCAAAGGCTGGGGGGAAGAGCAAAGTCACGGAGTCAGAACAGCTCAGTTTGTTCCAAAACAAT ATAGAGTTGTTGAAACAAGGGGACCTTTGTGCTCAGTGAGAAGTGAGAAGAG GTGTTGTTCAAAGGGGAaaatttctgatacagagaggaCAGTTGGACTCAGACTTGAAAATGAAGGT AGGAGGGGGCTCCAGCTGGAACCTGACCTATCCGAAGAGGTGTCGGCCCGACTCCGCCTCGGCAGTGGGAGCAATGGCTTACTCAGGAGGAAAGTGTCCATActtgagacaaaagaaaaacattgctcAGGCAAAGAGAGGGATAAAAGGATGGATGATCTTCTTGAACTTACAGAG GATATGGAAAAGGAGATCAGTAATGCCCTAGGTCATGGCCCACAGGATGAGATCTTAAGTAGCGCTTTCAAGTTGCGAATCACTCGAGGAGATATACAGACCTTGAAGAACTACCACTGGCTCAATGATGAA GTCATTAATTTTTACATGAATCTTCtggtggaaagaaacaaaaaacaagggtATCCAGCACTTCATGCATTCAGTACTTTTTTCTATCCCAAATTGAAGTCTGGTGGTTACCAAGCAGTGAAAAGATGGACCAAAGGGGTCAATCTCTTTGAACAGGAACTTATTCTGGTGCCTATTCATCGGAAGGTACATTGGAGTCTGGTG GTGATAGACCTACGGAAAAGGTGTCTCAAATATCTGGATTCTATGGGACAAAAGGGCCACAGGATTTGTGAGATTCTTCT tcAGTATTTACAGGATGAAAGTAAGACCAAAAGAAATATTGATCTAAATCTTTTAGAGTGGACCCACTACAGCATGAAGCCACAT GAGATTCCTCAACAGTTAAATGGGAGTGATTGTGGAATGTTTACTTGTAAATATGCAGATTATATCTCTAGGGACAAACCTATCACATTCACTCAG CACCAGATGCCTCTCTTCCGGAAGAAGATGGTG